One window of Felis catus isolate Fca126 chromosome D4, F.catus_Fca126_mat1.0, whole genome shotgun sequence genomic DNA carries:
- the LOC123381659 gene encoding 60S ribosomal protein L28-like, producing MSAHLQRVLVGNGSSFLIKWNEQIHNTEPTNLKAHSSFCYNGLIHCKTVGVGLGAEGKGIVVVTKHRTLQQKPATSNVLTTISKNAWAALSSIWPMIHKNSYGPDLCMPAIRRASAILCSQKPVTVKRGGRPSHQELLSTCPSKKDVSHLKKYCREIHAFTPYPDSLIINILH from the coding sequence ATGTCTGCCCACCTGCAACGGGTGCTTGTGGGGAACGGCTCCAGCTTTCTGATCAAGTGGAACGAACAGATACACAACACTGAGCCCACTAACCTTAAAGCTCACAGCTCCTTCTGCTACAATGGGCTGATTCACTGCAAGACTgtgggtgtggggctgggggcagagggcaaaGGTATAGTGGTGGTCACAAAGCACAGAACCCTCCAGCAAAAGCCTGCCACCTCCAATGTGCTGACCACCATTAGCAAGAATGCCTGGGCCGCCCTCAGCAGCATCTGGCCCATGATCCACAAGAACAGTTATGGCCCAGATCTGTGCATGCCTGCCATTCGCAGAGCCAGTGCTATCCTGTGCAGCCAGAAGCCTGTGACGGTGAAGAGGGGGGGACGGCCTTCCCACCAAGAGCTCCTGAGCACCTGCCCCAGCAAAAAAGATGTCAGCCACCTAAAAAAATATTGCAGAGAGATTCATGCATTTACCCCATACCCAGATTCCcttattattaatatcttacattag